CCCCGTCGCGAGATACAGGTCGGCGATCCAGCGAACCACGGCCCACGCACCGGCCGTCGCCATCGTGGCGATGACGACGAACGCGACGGCGAAACTCGGGGACATCCTAACGGACGTGAACGCGTGGATCTCGACTGCGACCAGCAGCGCGATGGCCGCCACTGAGAGGTAGGTCGCGAACTCGCTGACCTCGCCGCGACCGAACGCCCGGCCGATCAGGGGAATCGAGGCGAGCGCGAGCACCTCCCACGGGGGCGTCGTTCGTACGCTCCGGAAGGCGACCGCGGGCAGCACCGCCAGCGTCCCGACGAACCCCGCAAAGCAGGCCCACAGCAGATCACCGTCGAACAGGCTCCCCAAGGCGACCGCGAGGACGAACCCGATGAGCCCCCACGCTGCGAGCGCGTTCCCGGATGCGGTTCCGACGAAACCGTCGAGTACCGTTCGATCCATTTGATGGACTTGGTAGCGTTACTCGGCCGTCGACGTATATGCCTCGCGTTCCCCGTGTGCCGGGTCCGGGTAGGGCGACCGATGAAGGCTACCGGCCATCGGTGGGTCGAAACGGACGGGACTGCTCGGTATGGAAAGGCAGTCGACGACCGGTTCGACGGCTCGCAGAACGGCGTCCCGGTGGGACTGAGATCACAGTCGCTCACACCGGTCGCTCTCCGTTTCCGTTTTCCTTCGAAGAAGTGGGACCGCTGAGAGTCGAACTCAGGTCCTACGGACCCCATCCGCAGAGGATACCACTACCCCACGGTCCCGCATCTCGGACAACGACCGTCGGTTAATTAAGGGTGTCGCTTTCCGAGCTTCGGGGGGTCGCCCGCGGGAGGGATCGCGGGACCCGTCACTGGCACGGGCCGGGCCGCGAGTCGGACCGGTCGTCGAGTTCCTCGGCTAGACCAGCACGCGTTCGAGGGCGACGACTCGATCCGAATCCGCGTCGTGATCGCCCACGAGCCGCCCGAGACAGATCGCCGAGCCGTCCGGCGTGTAGCAGGCGACCAGCGGCTCCGTGTCGGGATCGCCCTCCGCGTCGATGACGCCCGGCGCGTACACCTGCGCGCCGTGTGCCACCTCGTGGGCCGCATTCGGCGCGATCGTCACTCGCGGGAGATGCGACAGGGCGCGCTCGCCGGGGTCGATGACCTCCCTGAGGGGCCCCTCGTCGCCCTCCTCGGCGAAGGCGATCGCGTCGGCCAGATCGTACAGCGAGACCAACGAGGCGTCGTCGAACGGCGTCGTCCCCGTTCGCCGGAGGTGGCCCATGTGTGCGCCGGTCCCCAGCGCGAGGCCGATGTCGTGACAGAGCTTTCTGACGTACGTCCCGCTCTCACACCGGATCCGGAGGAGGGCGTTCCTGTCCTGCACTTCGAGCAGGTCGAGTTCGTGGACGGTCCGTACCCGCAACCGCCGGGCGACCGCGCTCTTTTTCGGCGGCTTCTGGTAGAGGGCGCCCTCGAATTCCCCGATCACCGCCTCGATGTCGGTCGGAGCCGGACCGTGGAGTTCGAGCACTGCGACGTACTCCTTGTGCCCCTCGAGAAACGCGGGTGCAAGGCGGGTCGCGGCGCCGGTCATGACGGGCAGACAGCCGGTCACCTTCGGGTCGAGCGTCCCGGCGTGGGCGGCCTTCTCGACGCCAAGCAGGTCCCGGATCCACGCCGAGACCTGGTGGGCGGAGGGGCCGGGCGGCTTGTCGAGGTTGACGACGCCGAACTCGACGAGCGAATCGAGGTCGCGATCGTCAGGTGGATCGCGAACCATCAGAACTCGTAGCGAACGTCCGTAACGGGGAAGGCTCCCTCGTCACCCGTCGGGTCGTAGCGCTCGGCGGCGGTCACGAGGAGGTCGGTCGTCTCCTCGGGCCCCCAGCGGGCGGTGTTGACCGCGAAATCGTAGATCGAGAGGTCGGTGATGTCGATCCCGTAATACTCCTCGTATCGGAGGCCCTCGCTCTTTGCCCGCGAACGCGTCTCCTCTCTTGCCTGCTCGACGGGTTTTCCCTCGCGGTCGGCGATGCGTTCGGCCCGGACGTCGATCGGGGCGTTGAGCCAGAGGCGTAGATCGGCGTACTCGGCGGCCATCCAGCCCGCGAGCCGGGATTCGAGGATCAGGTCGTCGCGTTCGGCGGCGAGCTCCCGAAGCCGGCGGTCCAAGTCCCGGTCGATGGCGTCGTCCTCCTCTGCGAGCGCGTTGAACTCCGAGAGCGAGAGCCCTCGTTCGGCGGCGAGCTCCCGGAAGACGTCGCCGCCGCTGACGTGCTCGTAGCCGAGCGCCCCGGCCAAGCCGGCCGCGGCGGTGCTCTTGCCACTGCCGGGCGGGCCCGAAACGGTGAGTAACATA
The sequence above is a segment of the Halalkalicoccus subterraneus genome. Coding sequences within it:
- the cmk gene encoding (d)CMP kinase, which encodes MLLTVSGPPGSGKSTAAAGLAGALGYEHVSGGDVFRELAAERGLSLSEFNALAEEDDAIDRDLDRRLRELAAERDDLILESRLAGWMAAEYADLRLWLNAPIDVRAERIADREGKPVEQAREETRSRAKSEGLRYEEYYGIDITDLSIYDFAVNTARWGPEETTDLLVTAAERYDPTGDEGAFPVTDVRYEF
- a CDS encoding RNA-guided pseudouridylation complex pseudouridine synthase subunit Cbf5 codes for the protein MVRDPPDDRDLDSLVEFGVVNLDKPPGPSAHQVSAWIRDLLGVEKAAHAGTLDPKVTGCLPVMTGAATRLAPAFLEGHKEYVAVLELHGPAPTDIEAVIGEFEGALYQKPPKKSAVARRLRVRTVHELDLLEVQDRNALLRIRCESGTYVRKLCHDIGLALGTGAHMGHLRRTGTTPFDDASLVSLYDLADAIAFAEEGDEGPLREVIDPGERALSHLPRVTIAPNAAHEVAHGAQVYAPGVIDAEGDPDTEPLVACYTPDGSAICLGRLVGDHDADSDRVVALERVLV